In one window of Rhodanobacter sp. FDAARGOS 1247 DNA:
- the fghA gene encoding S-formylglutathione hydrolase, whose amino-acid sequence MSGIETLSEQICFDGVQGVYRHESEACAGPMRFALYQPPQAATGPCPVLYFLAGLTCTEETATVKAGAQRLAAQFGMVLVMPDTSPRETGIAGATGDWEFGEGAGFYVDATQPPYAARFNMHRYVVDELPALIAGQFPVDISRSSICGHSMGGHGALTIALRHPGRYRSVSAFAPIVAPSQVPWGQKALPRYLGNDPAAWADYDACELVRRRTFEGTILIDQGEADAFLERQLKPELFDQACAEAGQSLLLRRHRGYDHSYWFISSFIDDHLRHHARALGLV is encoded by the coding sequence ATGAGCGGGATCGAAACCCTTTCCGAGCAGATCTGTTTCGACGGTGTGCAGGGCGTCTATCGCCACGAATCGGAGGCCTGCGCCGGCCCCATGCGGTTTGCGCTGTACCAGCCACCGCAGGCAGCGACGGGCCCTTGCCCGGTCCTGTATTTCCTCGCCGGGCTCACCTGCACCGAGGAAACCGCCACCGTCAAGGCCGGTGCGCAGCGCCTGGCGGCGCAATTCGGCATGGTACTGGTGATGCCCGACACCAGCCCGCGCGAAACCGGCATCGCCGGCGCTACCGGCGACTGGGAATTTGGTGAGGGTGCGGGCTTCTACGTCGATGCCACGCAGCCGCCGTATGCCGCGCGTTTCAACATGCATCGCTACGTGGTCGACGAGTTGCCGGCATTGATCGCCGGACAGTTCCCCGTCGACATCTCGCGCAGCAGCATCTGCGGACACTCGATGGGAGGACACGGCGCGCTGACCATCGCCTTGCGTCATCCCGGCCGCTACCGCTCGGTGTCGGCTTTTGCGCCGATCGTGGCGCCCAGCCAGGTGCCGTGGGGGCAGAAGGCGTTGCCGCGCTACCTCGGCAACGATCCGGCGGCGTGGGCCGATTACGATGCCTGCGAACTGGTGCGCCGGCGGACCTTCGAGGGCACCATCCTGATCGACCAGGGCGAAGCCGACGCCTTTCTGGAGCGCCAGCTGAAACCGGAGCTGTTCGATCAGGCTTGCGCGGAGGCGGGTCAGTCGCTGCTGCTGCGGCGGCATCGGGGTTATGACCACAGCTACTGGTTCATCAGCAGCTTCATCGACGACCATCTGCGCCATCACGCCAGGGCTTTGGGCCTGGTCTGA
- a CDS encoding DEAD/DEAH box helicase yields MSFDSLGLAPALLRALADYGYTQPTPIQAAAIPSVLEGHDLLAAAQTGTGKTAAFALPLLQKLSTSGQTMTRRPRALILTPTRELAAQIHENIRDYSKFIQISATTIFGGVGMGPQINALRRGVDIVIATPGRLIDHMQQRTLDLSAVETLILDEADRMLDMGFLPALKRILQSVPKRRQTLLFSATFAPAIKTLAMEFMHNPKEISVSAPNTVTTLVSHQVHPVDASRKRDLLLHVLSQDSRRQTLVFSRTKHGADKLVTFLNASGLRSAAIHGNKSQNARTRALSDFKSGRVTVMVATDIAARGIDIEQLPIVINFDLPSVAEDYVHRIGRTGRAGMEGLALSLVSHDESGLLFDIRKLLKQDIAITAVTGYEPSAPLRLDAGAPRPKQGGGGQRQQQRAPRQGKPAGAARPNGYAPQGSRGDHAAGNQRRRSNSRPAAKA; encoded by the coding sequence ATGTCTTTCGATTCGCTGGGCCTTGCGCCCGCGTTGTTGCGTGCGCTTGCCGATTACGGCTACACCCAGCCCACCCCGATCCAGGCCGCGGCGATCCCGTCCGTGCTGGAAGGTCACGACCTGCTTGCTGCCGCCCAGACCGGCACCGGCAAGACCGCGGCGTTCGCGCTGCCCCTGCTGCAGAAGCTGTCCACCAGCGGCCAGACCATGACCCGGCGCCCGCGTGCGCTGATCCTCACCCCGACCCGCGAGCTGGCCGCGCAGATTCACGAGAACATCCGTGACTACAGCAAGTTCATCCAGATCAGCGCCACCACCATCTTCGGCGGCGTCGGCATGGGCCCGCAGATCAACGCGCTGCGCCGCGGCGTCGACATCGTCATCGCCACCCCCGGCCGCCTGATCGACCACATGCAGCAGCGCACGCTGGATCTGTCCGCGGTGGAAACGCTGATCCTCGACGAAGCCGACCGCATGCTCGACATGGGCTTCCTGCCGGCCTTGAAGCGCATCCTGCAGTCGGTGCCGAAGCGCCGCCAGACCCTGTTGTTCTCGGCCACCTTCGCGCCGGCGATCAAGACGCTGGCGATGGAGTTCATGCACAACCCGAAGGAGATCTCGGTCTCCGCGCCGAACACCGTCACCACCCTGGTCAGCCACCAGGTGCATCCGGTCGACGCCTCGCGCAAGCGCGACCTGCTGCTGCACGTGCTGTCGCAGGACAGCCGTCGGCAGACCCTGGTGTTCAGCCGCACCAAGCACGGCGCCGACAAGCTGGTGACCTTCCTCAACGCCTCCGGCCTGCGCAGCGCCGCGATCCACGGCAACAAGAGCCAGAACGCCCGCACCCGTGCGCTCAGCGACTTCAAGAGCGGCCGCGTCACGGTGATGGTCGCCACCGACATCGCCGCCCGCGGCATCGACATCGAGCAGTTGCCGATCGTGATCAACTTCGACCTGCCGTCGGTGGCCGAGGATTACGTGCATCGCATCGGCCGCACCGGGCGCGCCGGCATGGAAGGCCTGGCGCTGTCGCTGGTCAGCCATGACGAGTCCGGCCTGCTGTTCGACATCCGCAAGTTGCTCAAGCAGGACATCGCAATCACCGCAGTGACCGGTTACGAGCCCTCCGCACCGCTGCGCCTGGACGCCGGCGCGCCACGTCCCAAGCAGGGTGGCGGTGGTCAGCGTCAGCAGCAGCGCGCGCCGCGTCAGGGCAAGCCCGCCGGTGCGGCGCGACCGAATGGCTACGCGCCGCAGGGTAGCCGCGGTGACCATGCTGCAGGCAACCAGCGCCGCCGTTCGAACTCGCGTCCGGCCGCCAAGGCCTGA
- a CDS encoding class I SAM-dependent methyltransferase, with protein sequence MDHRSRQRIASRYDNVIQRGYVRGKLAGDPVYAATAALLDESSLPLLDIGCGIGLLGQYLNTQGRKRRYFGLDHDPRKIASGRLAAQRGGLEDLMELQHADAAELPSVQGDVTVLDVLHYLPASRQPDLLRSAARHLAPAGRLIIRNVLRERNWRFHATRIEEFFLHASGWIPGGPQHYPSASELRAPLEDVGLDVRIEPLRGRTPFNSYLIVARRPQA encoded by the coding sequence ATGGATCATCGCAGCCGCCAGCGCATCGCAAGCCGTTATGACAACGTCATCCAGCGCGGCTATGTCCGCGGCAAGCTGGCCGGCGACCCGGTCTACGCCGCCACCGCGGCGCTGCTGGACGAAAGTTCGCTGCCCCTGCTGGACATCGGTTGCGGCATCGGCCTGCTCGGACAGTATCTGAACACCCAGGGCCGGAAGCGGCGCTACTTCGGGCTGGACCACGATCCGCGCAAGATCGCCTCCGGCCGGCTCGCCGCCCAGCGCGGCGGACTCGAAGACCTGATGGAACTGCAACACGCCGACGCGGCCGAGCTGCCGTCGGTGCAGGGTGACGTCACCGTGCTGGACGTGCTGCACTACCTGCCCGCCTCCCGCCAGCCCGACCTGCTGCGTTCCGCCGCGCGCCACCTTGCCCCGGCCGGTCGACTGATCATCCGCAACGTGCTGCGCGAACGGAACTGGCGGTTTCACGCCACCCGCATCGAGGAGTTCTTCCTGCATGCATCGGGCTGGATTCCCGGCGGTCCGCAGCACTATCCCAGCGCCAGCGAGCTGCGGGCGCCGCTGGAGGACGTCGGGCTGGACGTGCGCATCGAGCCCTTGCGCGGGCGCACGCCGTTCAACAGCTACCTGATCGTGGCGCGCCGACCGCAGGCCTGA